TGGGCCACTTCTCCGTGGAACGACCTGGTTTTTCCCTCCTTAATCGGGCCATGGAAGGCCCACTTCTTTGCGGTTGGCTCCTAACAGCCCACGTCATACAGGTTCGACCCCTATCCCTCCTATCGAGCCGAGTGGTTTCTCTTTTCCTCACGACGCCGCCACAGTTCTCTATTCGTCCTCGATGCGCCAGCGTTCAGCCGTGGACAAGCAGCTGCGTGAGTACCTCCGAGCGTCTTTATTTCCAAATGATGTTAGGCTTGACAACAGATCCATTGGCATTCCGCCTGGACCAGTGACTGGAGCGCCGGCTCACCCTGCTCCCAGGAACGCCAGGAACTGCGATGGGGTGTAGTGAAGGCGAATGTGTGGTGCAAAGTGCAAACCCTTGGTCCCATGCGATGAGCAGGCAAGTGCAACTGCGCATGGCTTTTTTTTCTTATAGAGAACACATAATAGTTTTGCCCTCTTCCAACTTGGTTTCACACTATTTTGTTTCAATCAAAACATAATCGTCACTAGCAACGCCCTGTGTAAAATCTTTTGTTTCAGTCAAGTGCACGCACTGTCTTGCTCTTGATTCCCTACTGTCATGGGTATTATTTTTAGGGGTTTACCGCTGGTGCTGAATTGGGGAAGAAAAACGCTACTGCATGCCATTGTTCACAGTCAAAAAGCTAGTAAATCGGACTGTTGTTTTCTGCTCATTCTCCAAAATATCCATTGGGGGTAAGATTTACATGAGGTTCAATTTATTGTCAACTTGTTTCATGTTCGGACACAAATGCCCTATTGGTTTTGAGATATGGGCGCCTCCTCCCGGATCGCAGTTTGCAAACCTGGCTAATTTTGAAGTGTAAATGTAAATGTTAGGATTGCTGACTCACAGTTCATGATCTTTTTATTGCTTTGCTATTTCTTCCACACTCAGCTGCAGGTCTGTCCTATGGTACCATGGCAGTATGGCACCAATGAAAGTTCTCTGAACGATGCATTCTCATAGCATGGACATGTTACTCAAGGTAATCTATATGTTTTgaccctatttggatccatggttTGTGTTTACTAGATAAttcccccgcgcgttgctgcgggattttcttgaaattatttttgCTGAAATTCATTTGAGGAAAATAGAAGTAATGAATTTATTTGACTTGATTATTTGATGGATTCACCAACAAAAAGGATTATTTCATAGATGCATAACAGTTTCATAAGATAAATTTCATAATATGTGGCTAAATTTCCTTGGAGTTGTCATCGCTGGTGCCTTCTTCCGTGTAAACAAAATGTACATGTGGGACTCCTTTCTTGATGTACTCAATGATGTATTTGCCAGCCTTGAATGAATGATTCTTTGTCGCGTCGTCTTGAAAAGAGGTGCTGAATGTTGGTAGTTTCGTGTCATTCTTCATGTCTGTAATAGCCTCTTTTTACCTTTTGTGTGCTTCTCTTGTTGGATGTGTTGCTGAAGGTGGCAGAACTTTTCTTGATGCATCAGATAGCATGCTGTAGAAAAATAGGTATGAATATCGTTAATTGCATAGCGGGAACTTAGAAAACAACTATGTATGTAAGAGTCGTACCTGTTAGCTTCCTGCTGTTTGTCCATGTACTTGCAAAAGCCAATATTTAGTTATAGGAATACAATGGACAATGGTATGGTTGTTCTTATATATAGATGTGTAGCAGTCATAAAAATATGTAACCTAAAGATATTGTTTTAAAAATAGTTAATACTCAACAAATATAACAGTGAATATATAGAAAGTAATAGATGGTATTTATATTGGGGTTTTAATTACCAGGTTAATGTACATGTGACCGAAATATATTGTTTTTAAAATAGTTAATACACAACAAATATAACAGTGAATATATATAGACAATATTTATATTGGGGTCTTAATTAGCAGGTTAATGTACTCATTAATATTGCCCATGCATGTAAGATTTGGGCATGGTGATTGTTTGGTTGGATTCCTAGCGAAGAAAATAATTGGTTGGAATGGCCGTCGACAGTATTAGTGTGGCCCGGTTGAATCAAAACTAAACAAAATAAACTATTGTTCTAAGCGTTCCATGTCATGTGATTGGTCATGGTTTCTAACCATACTGGTATCAATCTGAGCCAGTAGCAGCAGCAAAGGGTTGGTATATGAAATATAAAACTCAATCAGTGAAGGCTAGCCTGGGCAGCATTTTCTACAGTTTATGAGTTTGAAGAGATGCATACTCTTTAGCAGGAAAAACAGAGATGATATTATAATAGAGATCCTGATGTTAACATTCAAAATGTAGTACAAACCCAGTTTGGTATTCATAGATTTATGACTAAAAGTACCCTCGTACTCATACACGTTGAGAAATGGGTATTCTGGTGGTTCAAGAGGGGAAAGGAGAAAAACAAAGAGAAACTCAGTGCATTCAAGCAATATCCAGTAATGAAGATCCTTCCTGTGTGATTGTCTCCTGCACATGTTAACAGCTGCCATAAATAGCAAGACCCTTCCTGTTTGTTTGTCTCGTCCACATGTTAACATCTGTAATTAAGAGTAGTATAAGATTTCAGTTtaggtgtgtttcatgaatggcaaATCTATAAGCACTCAAGGACAGAGCAGCAAGCAAGGACATGATGTGTGAAACAAAAGGTTCTGGTTTGTAATGGAAGCTCAGCAAAATGGGTATGAAATGAAGAAATATTTTTTTGCTAGTCGTAGGTATAGGACAGTGGAAGTTCCAATGCGTGTATTGCGAAGCATAGCATTGTTAAAATTGGAAGTAAAAAATAGGATGATACAAAGGTTGGAATTAAAAGTTTAAGTACCTAATTGGTCTGCATGTTTGGTTTACTCCTGCTGTCCATCACTGGTTGTTGGATATTTATTGTCTATTTTGCTGCATAAAGAGAACATCTGTCATTGTAATTATTTGAAGGGGGGGAATTGTATTTGTGAGAATTATTTTATATAGATTGTGGGAAGTAATACATACTCTTTCTTGCATTCTTTGGAAGGACCATGTTCATGTTCCTCTGATCTGCACTCAGATAAGATAGTTCTCTCAAGTGGTAAGCGAATCGATCAATAAAAAGAGAGCATGTATAAACCTTGTGCATCATAGGCATGTGAGTATTGTCATACCTGATAGATTTGTTAGCATCATCCTCTGTAAAGTCTATTCTTCTTTTTGCTCCAGATCTATTAGAAGGAAGATTAATCAGTATGAAGGATTACATACAGGAAGCATAAATTTGATGTGAGGGTGTTAAATAAGTATGTAGGTTTATGAAGCTTACTTGGATTCATTTTCTTTTATCTTGGTATGTGTTTGATTACCAATTGGAGGTGTATTCTCAGAGGAGGCCTCGGTGTTTTGTCCAATTGGACTGAAAATAATAGGACAAAATTGATTAGAAAATATGGATGTACTACTCTGTGAATACATTGATCATAATAAATTTGATAAATGGTTGGTAACCTTTGAGCACTTATGTTGGATGaagttggagggggcagtaggtttGTCTGTTGGGCTGTCTGAAAAGTTTGTCGTTTCAAGTAAAACAGTGTGATACAGTAATAGTAATAATCAAATAATATtaaaaagttgctaacctttgctgGTGGTAATAGAGGTACTGAATTATTATTGTCGACAGAGAAACTTTTCTTTAGGACATATTTTATAGGGTACTTGGCAGCCAAATCAGTATTCATTCCTATGTAGAATAACCTTTCTTTACCAATGGCATTATCTAGGGCATTTGCATGATCGGTAGCATCGATCTTCATGTTCATAGAAACTTGGTCAGCACGATGTTGCACTAAGTCTTCAGCTACTCTAGAGAAAGCAACTGCATCCAAACTTCCCGAGGCATCTGTTAGTGTAAGGGGAAGTTTGTACCTGAAGCATGGTACATCCGTACAACTCTTAGTCACATGAACATTTGGAAAACTATTCTTAGATGAGAGTTAGGTATGTATCGTACGATGGGCATGGAATTGCTATTTGGCAGGCACATGTCTGGGTATCTGACATGTTGTTGTATCCTTTTCCACAATGCTTGCATGCTTTGTAGTACCATTTGACTGATTGTATAATGGATGTCACTCTTGCAATAGTACTGAAGGTTGCTCCTCCCTTGTTAAACAAAAGTGTTGAGCATCAATCATATATTTCTAGTCAATAAAAGAGAGTTAAAAAAGAAAGTATCTTGAAATTATTGACCTGGAAAGCTGAAGTTGGCAGGGTGGATATTTGTTCTATGTTGTATAATTTTCCTGCTGCTTCCAGTGGAGACACATGTGTAACCTGAGGAAGATTCTTTTCTAGTGTTGGACATTTCCACTGGTAGCTGCAAATGATGTTTCATATCAAGTATTATTCTGTTGTAGCAGTGAACAAAATTTGTGAAGGCAAATagcaagtgagagagagagagaaaaaaagagaacatTATTTGAGAAGAATTCATGGTATTTCTTGGTAGCCGTGCAACCATAGAGATTCAGCAAGTGTACTGTGAACTTGTGTTTCGACACAATACAGGGCATGAGGATCTACCCATATATTAGCTTGTAGGTTTCCTATTTGTgaaagcaaagagagagagagagagagaggggggggagagagagagagagagagagagagagaggaacctgGTGCGGTATGTTTGAACCTCAGGTATATCGAGATCAAGATATACTTTTGTTGCCGAACTTGAACATCCTTGTGTCATACCTACAAGGTATATCAAGGTTAAGATATACTTGATTATATGTTTTTTAAACAaatcatttttgttttgttttgttttatgtaTGTTTTTTGATAAATCACCTGTAAACCTTTGTAGAGTTGCTGTTATACCAGAAAATATGGCTATTACAATTCCATGTTGAGATTTTTTTAGCACGGCTTCTTCATCAAATGATTCTCCATGTTTGCCCCATAAAACCAATTCTTGTGTCTGTTCACTGCAAAAGCAATGTATACTTGTTCAATCAGAGGAGAAAGGGTGATTAAGGATTAATTTAAATGGCAGCAATATCATGAAAAGCATACTCTAGATTGCGAATTTTGATCTTCCGAAGTTTGTGCTGAGATGTTCTGCTAGCATAGTCGAATGGACCAACATCACTGATTACTCCTATTATATCTAAAGGTCGTAAGTATGTAAGAAAAGGTAATCAGCATAAAGTATATTTGTCAAGACATAATTAAGTCAACCACACATTACCTAGGAGTGGCTTGGAATCAGTTGCTTTTGCTGGCAGTTGATCAAATGGACAAAAGTTGAAAGCAATTGCTGGTATATTTGCTCCCCTTGAATGTAGTGGATGCACCTTTGTGTCCTGTTTGAACTGAAGGATGTATTTCTGATGGTGGTAGACATATGATTTCCTTCCGGTTTCAATGGCTGCAATATTGGAAATAATGTAGGCAAATCCTTCAGATAGCAGGCTGCGGAATTGTTTTTCAAATCTTTTGGGCACACTGATATGTGACATGTTTCCCTGCAATCAGTTGAAATAATGAAATGGGTTATGCAAAGTCAGCACCATTTTGAATTAATTTCTGAATGTGCAAATTGAAATAGATTAGTATGAAATGGGACGTACATCTTCATCTAAGAGAATACCATCAATGCTGATCAAAGCATCTCCATTTTTTTATTCATGTTTATAGCATCCCAAAGCCTTATTAGGCGTGCAAAGACCCTACAGGTTTGCTGTCCTACAGTGATGTCTTTAAGTTTTGTAGTTGACTCCATAGCTGAGATATATCTAAATCAATAAGAAAAAGATCATTAGGGAAAAAATTAATAGGAATGAGCatcatgttttgaacatatatgTGAAATGCGGTGCATAACATAAAATTCAAGTGGATGAAATACCTTATATTTTAGCTTCTGCGCCTATTAATTTGACTAAAAACTTCTGCATACACTACATTATGCGTGCAGTGCTCATAAGAAACAGGGCTATTTTCAATCAGAACCCGCAAACCATCTGGTGATGTAACCCTTGAAAATGCTACATATAATTGGCCATGGGAGAAGACAGGAGATGGTAAGTAGACACCAACTCGGTTTAGTGTTTGCCCTTGACTTTTGTTTATTGTCATAGCGTATGAGAGGCGAATAGGAAACTGGCGACGCCTCAATTTGAAAGGCCACTTAGATTGAGCTGACGTAGTGACAATCCGAGGAATATATACCTTTGAACCTATAGCTTTTCCTGTTATGATTTGTCCTTCTATGACACGGCCAGTTAGTTGTGTAACAATGAGTCTAGTACCATTACAtagtccccttgatggatcaagattaCGCAGAAGCATGATAGGTACACCAATTTTCAAATGTAATGCATGGTCTGGAAGTCCCGGTATTTCAATTTTGTTTAGGAACTCTGTTGGATATAATGCTTCTAGAGTAGATTGATTAGGACAACTATCATCAATTGAATCTGCACTATAATATGCCATTTCACTCGTTGTTAGCTGAGCGATCATTTTGTCATTTATTTTAGAAACAACATCATTGGTAGGTGCAAGAATAGCACGCTCACACAAATATGATGTGTTGTTAGCTGATTGACAACCTGAGTTGTACACAAACGATATCAATCCATCTATATTCCTAGAATCTGGGTTCAAAAGGAGATATTGGGGGATCTCTATAAATGTGTTGTTGGGTTCATTTGGAACAGGAACAGAAGGTTCAGTGCCATTTCCAACACGTAAAAGCCAGTCAGCAAAATTCCGCAATGCTTCTCTGCTGGAGATGGATAGATTTGTTGAGGTCAGCCTCATATTCTGATTCAGTTGTAGAAGTGTGCACTGATTCCACAAATAGGAGTTAACAATGCAAGCTTTCAAAATTTGATGCTTTGTTGCATTTTTTATTACTGGGAGTGTttgtcgaaaatccccaccaagaaCTACTGTTATACCTCCAAATTGCATGTCTTCGGCATTGGGCCTCCTATCTGATAATATATCCCTGAGGGTGCGGTCAAGTGCTTCAAAACAATACTTGTGATTGACTGGTGCTTCATCCCAAACAATAAGTGATGTGTTCTGAATAAGTTCTGCCAAGTGCGTATTTTTCTTTATACTGCACATTGAATTGTCAGAAATTTCCAAAGGAATTTTAAAACGGGAATGTGGTGTTCGACCTCCTGGGAGCAATAGGGAAGCAATTCCTGATGATGCTACTGCCAATGCAATTTTCCCTTGGCTCCGCAAAGAATAAAGTAAAGTAGTCCATAGAAAAGTCTTTCCAGTTCCACCATACCCATAAACAAAGAATGTTCGACCTTCATTATTCATGGCGGAATTATAGATAGCCTCAAAAACATCCTTCTGGTTGCTGTTTAGCTTCGAAATATTGTCGTTCAAAGTGGACGACATTTCTGGAATATTATAGCTAAGCTCATCTAGCAAAAGCCTATTTTCAGCAGAAGCATTTCCTATATCATCTGGTAGTGGCAAATTAAAATGGGATAAGAAATATCCAGAATCCCTTAGCAATTTTTCAAGTTCAATGAGAAGAGAGGATGTCACATATGAATGAAGTGATGAATTGTTGGACTGAGAAGGATCACGATTCAGCCGATGTGCCATATCTTCAGACATTATTGATGCATGTTCTTCGAAAAGTTTGATAGGATTTGTGACATTGCAAAAAAGCAATAGGGTAACAAAAAGTTGACGTAATTGGAATGGTAATGCCCAGTTTGCTGCATCTTTTAATGCATTTGACCACTCTTGGTCATCACCTAGGAGACCTAAAGCTTCACATGCTGCCCGGAATGTAGGATATTCTTGGCCTAATATAGTCCGGATATCTGCGAAGGAGGTTGGACCATTACGAACGTTGAGCAACATTCGCAAATAGAAAGTATCTCCCTGTGCGGGGTTGACATGTGCAATGCGGCCAATTTTCTTTTGGGGACCTCGACGATGATCCCAGTATTTGCCTTGTTGGTGCCATGTCCAATATTCTGGAAATTCCATGTAGGTGTATTGGCGAGCTGCAGGGTTTTGTACGTTAGCATCTAACCATGCAGTCAGTTTAGTGGTTACATTTTTGGGGCCTTCAATTACTTCTTCCAAATTATCATCTTCAGAATAAATCACATTGTTCTCAAGAGGAAGATGAACAGGGAGCCTTTCTACTGAAGGGTCTGTATGATGAATATCATATTGCTGCAATCGCCAGGCAGCATCATTTGGTGTGACACAACGACATTCTAAGTAGTTATCAATTTCATTTACAGTTTCACTTGATGAAGCTGATGTTGAAGACGTGGTGTGGAGGCCAATTCTAGCACAATCAAATCCTTTTGTAACATACTTGAAAAGATATTTGTGCATTCCATCATGATTAACCTTCTCTACATTTATGTGGGCTTGATACTTAACCACCAGGTCAACATTGTGAGGAACAATGTATCTATTGTCAATGTCAACATTATTTTTTCTAACAGTAATTCCATTGTTTGGTCGGGCATATTCTGTGAAACCATTCTCCCGTACAGTGGTTTGCTCACAGAACTCCTTTGGGTAATATTTTGTGCACTTTCCTTCTGACATACATGGGGATGACTGGTTTAGGTTGCCGCAAGGTCCATGCACCATAAAAGAAGATACAGCCTCATATCCTATTGGATCTTTGATAGGATCTGGCAACTGAGCAGAAATATATGAATCTATCTTCTGTGCATCCAAAGGGGCTTCTTTGGCCAACCATATAATAATATGCACATGTGGAAGGCCACGTTTCTGAAATTCAACTGTGTAGATAACTACAGGAATTTAAAATATGTTAAATAATTGACAGAATAGTATGTTGTGTGAAGGGAATATAAGTTTTAGGGAACTCTTATTACCTGCATTTATTGGTCCAAAGAATTCTTTCTTTTTAATATCATCCATTAGGATATTAAGTTTCATTTTGAATACCCGGTTGACAATATCTGGACGGTCAGATGGTTCTTGTCCAGGAATGGATGATAAAGCCTCTGTAATCTCGGGCCAGGCAGCATTTGATGTGAAGGTGACAAATAGATCTGGGCAACCATATTTTCTACAGATAGCGATAGAGTCTTGGTAGTTCTGGTATAAGTAGCGAGGGCCTCCAGTAAATGACGAAGGTAGTATTATCCTTTGGCCAACAGCAGAACCGGTTGTAATACCTCTTGACACGGAATTTGCCAAACAACTGAATGGTGATGATCTATACTTACGCTGAAAGCTAGGCTTCCGGAAGAATCCAATGCGGAATGTTCCAACACAGCAGTAGCCATCCACAAAGTAAGCTTGTGTTAATCTTTTGCATTGTAATGGAGTGTTGAAGTCATTTGGTCTATCATGTAACCTATATGCATAATATTCTAGCATTGTGACTTTCTGACGTCCAGTAGTTGTGTGTGATGCTGAACGGTACATAAGTTCATCATGATAGCCATCCTCGCCATATGGAAATAACAGAGGATACTGCATGGACATAAATCTGCAGTGTCTTTCATCTATGTGTTGCAACTGTGATGAATGATTTTCAATTATAATGTCTCGGCCTACTTGAGATGACCCTATATCACCAATGACCAATCCAACAACCTCGGACGCTACTGGAGCACTATATATATCGCCATGGGCGTCAGGTTTTCCATATATTCTGACTGATAAATGGTCAGAATCATTCCCATTTAATCTTTGGCTTGCCATCCTAAACAGCTGACAATGGGATTATGCGTGTTCAACATTTGTATGAGGGACTGGACAATGCCTTCATTAGCTTGGAATGAATTGCGTGTAGATGAAGTAGTGTGTGTAGATGTAGCAGTGCGTGAAGATGAAGCAACATTTATTCGGCTTGATACCTCACGCTCTGTATCAACCATGTATAACTGAGCATATTCTGGCCTGTTGCCAGGTTCTGGTCTCAAAGAACCCACACGGTGGCAGACTTGGCCACTAATCTTGAACACGTAGGGGCCCAGGCCGTCATTTATGGACTCATTAATTTTAGCTCCCATTGAAGTCATTGCAAACATGGTATTGTACTGACGAATATGATGAAAGAAGTGGTTTGACAGTGAAGGATTCTGTGAAGTCAGTAAATCCAATAGGGGTTGAGGGGGAGGCTTATATGGTTGCAGGTAAACTTTTCCTCCTTTGCAACATAAATTATATGTTGGATTTGAAGTATGTCTTTCTCTACGTAGACGCTCTTCATACCAAAACAGACCGGCACAATGTCTGCAAGAAAACTGGGGGCCTCCAAGTGTTAAGGGTTCAAAGATACTTCCTGAAAGGTAAACCGGAAAGAGAGGGATTTTTACAAACGTAAATGTTTTCTAAACCCATAGACATTAACAGGGATACATGCAGAAGCTTACGGTTATGGGCAAATATCATATTCTGCGTTTGCGATGTCGATGCAGACGATTGTTCATTTGCAAGTTGGTCTGATAAATGTTGCTCTCGAGATGCTATTGCTTGATTGATGCCAAGAAGTAGATGATGGAATGAAAGTCAGGATATATTGTGCAGAAGAAAACTTTGAAAGAACATTTGTGCCTAACAAACCTCTGTTCCTGTTTCTAGCCATACGTGTGCGACGGTTATCGGCAGCAACATGTGGGCTTGCTCGAGGAGAAGGATCAGGTACTGACGTACGACGTGGCCGTCCACGTCCAGCAACATATGGGCTTGCTCGAGGAGAAGGATCGGGTACTGACGTACGACGTGGCC
Above is a window of Triticum dicoccoides isolate Atlit2015 ecotype Zavitan chromosome 5B, WEW_v2.0, whole genome shotgun sequence DNA encoding:
- the LOC119309997 gene encoding uncharacterized protein LOC119309997, translated to MSDTQTCACQIAIPCPSYKLPLTLTDASGSLDAVAFSRVAEDLVQHRADQVSMNMKIDATDHANALDNAIGKERLFYIGMNTDLAAKYPIKYVLKKSFSVDNNNSVPLLPPAKTAQQTNLLPPPTSSNISAQSPIGQNTEASSENTPPIGNQTHTKIKENESKSGAKRRIDFTEDDANKSIRSEEHEHGPSKECKKEYVLLPTIYIK